Part of the Zingiber officinale cultivar Zhangliang chromosome 8A, Zo_v1.1, whole genome shotgun sequence genome, aaaagattttatttaattaattatattttaaaataaaatttaattaaaataatattcttattcggtttaaccgaattacaaaattcaaaatcgaaaccgaactaaattttcaaaaagaaaaaaccgaaaatcgaattaatcgaaccgaatttctaaattcggttagttcggttcggttaattcgattttttcgaatttttattcaCCTCTAGATTGAAgggtataagtggaagattgaaGATGGGGCCGGGAGGGGAGCGTGTCAGAGGGGGTGCGAAAAGCACCTCTCCGGGAAGATAAGCGGGCCAAGCGGGCCAAAGTCAGTTCAAATAGTACGCTTTAAATGCTCCTCCAAGCAGCCACCACGTATGCCAAGACAATTTATCGTTAGAGCGACTTTTGCAGCTAATCTCAATACaaggtaaatttttaaaatgacctCCAAAGTTTAACAATTCTTTGAAATAAcctttaaagttaaaaaaaatatcacaGGCGTAAACTTCGAACCAGTCTATTTCGGTTCAACTAATACAATTGCCAAACGGGAGTTAATTGTGTTTTAGCACTCAAGCCAAATGTGCATAACAGAGTTGTGCACACGTTTATTACAATTTCTTCACAATTGCCAACATTTGAATCAGAATATATGCTTAAATGGCACTAGCAGGAAACCGAGGTTTATTTTCATGATATAACCATGTGTTTAACAGCActcgagaggaggaggaggaggagcagcagcaGCGTCTGTATAGGCTCTTAACAACCAAATTAAACAATATATTTACTCTGAAGCAATGGTGCTAAGGGGTCGCAAGAATTACAACGACCGCACATGAATGTGCACCAGCAACACTTGGATCGACCTTGTAGGTATAGTGTATAATTCAGCACAAATCATGGTCGGACAGTATACGATTGCTCGCCGGCTTTCCATTCTGCAAGCAGGCGATCGGCGGGACGGTTGGGGTAAACAGCTCCCCAAAGGTCTGCCAGCAGAAGGGTTCATACATGTGGTAACGCTCTTGCAGAGGCTGAAGCTCTACTCGGGTTAAGCTGATATCTGAACACGGAGAGGCATCACTGCAAGCAAAGTGCACTGGCTTCACGGTGTAAGTCCCTTTTATGTTCTCATATGCAATGCCTGAAAGGGCCACTGCTGATGTATGGTTCTTGCAAGAGCTCCGGTCGCAGTAGAATTGGTCGATCACGATCGGAGTCTGGACCTCCGAAACTCTTATGTTTGAGAATCTTATGCCCTCTACCGAACCTGATCCGCCCTGCAATTAATGAAACAACACAAGGAAACTTAGTCACTGCTTGATGTATCAGTAGTAAACATGCAAACGTACCTGCCAGGTCTTGATTCTGACACCGGTCATGGTGCCGTGCAAATTGATGTCCCTCACGGTGATGTTAGACACACAGGCTTTGCTGTTGTCTCTTCCGAGCCCACCGATGCTGATTCCATGGCCAGGTCCACAATCTACGCTGTGGATGTTGATGTTTGAGCAGCCCGTTTGGATTGAGACGCAGTCATCCCCTGTGTTTTGTTATAAGTGTCAGTAACTTTTCCTTTAGGGTCGTCATTCATCAGTAAAGAATAGTGCGATATGTACCACAGCTCATGTTGGCATGGTGGATCATGACATCTCTCGAGTTCTGCAGATGAATTCCGTCCGTGTTGAGGCTGTTGCCTGGCGAAGCAATCGTGATGTTGTAGACCTGAACAGCTTCGCAGTTGTCGAACTTAAGATGGCATTGCTGGCTGTTCTGAATTGTGATGCCAGTCACTGACACATTGTAGCTCCCGTAGAACCTCAAGGCCTGCGAAGCAGAAATGTTAGAACGAGATTGCAGCTTTGCTTTGCGGATCATGAGGAAGGAGATCTCACAGTAGGCTTAATCTGAGGCAGGTTGGAGCTCAGCTCATCATGTGTCTGTCAAAGATGGGCAATCTGTTTGAGCTGATGGATTTGAGAGAGATTGAAAGAAGATGAAACACTTACTGGATCGACATCAGAGTCAGTGTCCGTCCACCAGACACTTCCTCGCCCTTCGATTACTCCACTCCCTCGAATTACTATGCCTTTCAGTTTTGTGAACTCAATCCACCATAGAAGTCCAGACGCCCAGTACTTGGCATTTGTTGGAGCAATAATCATACCATCTAGCTGCAGATTTGAATGTTTTGAGAAATTTGTGTTTCTAAATTTTAGTCTTTCCATCaaaaaaattgtatttttttttacctGGAAAACAATGTTGGGCTGGCAGTAAGGCCCAGAGAAGGAGATGGGACCCACAAGGAACTCGAATTCTGCTGGAACAGCCATGACTGAGTCACCAGCTTTGCAAGCAGCAGCCCATGCAGCCTCAAAAGCCTGCGTTTAATTTGCTCGTAAGTCAGCATTCATGAACGAGGACGGAAATCATTGTCACTTTCAGAAACATTTTCTTGGAGTGTCTGAGAATTCACGCGAACGAAATGgaggagagaagaaaaagaagcaagTTTAATTTCGAGTTTCAGAATTGCTAGAAAACAGAGAGCAATGCAGGCGTTCCATGGGCAAACAAGAGCAGAAGACAACGACGGCAACCTTCGTGTCATCTGTGACACCATCTCCCTTCGCTCCAAAGTCAAGCACGTCGAAGACGCCAGCACTCTTCGGCGATGCAGGCGCCGGCACTGGAGACCCTGTTTTCGGGCTCGGGCT contains:
- the LOC122011948 gene encoding polygalacturonase At1g48100-like, translating into MRCFGLLLFLVLFLLCSNFDGCEGKRGRHWKQRKTPPSLVRKKERAKNGSRHGHSGGGGLGGGGGGSGHLSPPPAPSPSPSPSPKTGSPVPAPASPKSAGVFDVLDFGAKGDGVTDDTKAFEAAWAAACKAGDSVMAVPAEFEFLVGPISFSGPYCQPNIVFQLDGMIIAPTNAKYWASGLLWWIEFTKLKGIVIRGSGVIEGRGSVWWTDTDSDVDPTHDELSSNLPQIKPTALRFYGSYNVSVTGITIQNSQQCHLKFDNCEAVQVYNITIASPGNSLNTDGIHLQNSRDVMIHHANMSCGDDCVSIQTGCSNINIHSVDCGPGHGISIGGLGRDNSKACVSNITVRDINLHGTMTGVRIKTWQGGSGSVEGIRFSNIRVSEVQTPIVIDQFYCDRSSCKNHTSAVALSGIAYENIKGTYTVKPVHFACSDASPCSDISLTRVELQPLQERYHMYEPFCWQTFGELFTPTVPPIACLQNGKPASNRILSDHDLC